One Porphyromonas pogonae genomic region harbors:
- a CDS encoding efflux RND transporter periplasmic adaptor subunit, translating into MNKRFIFSGIIALMVVTPMFNSCGNKADNKKAQDSTESAAKLVDTASVITGSINIEEEFTAAIISKVKNNISAQMGGRVEKIYVKVGDRVSQGQALARMEGSQLSQIRVQLDKAKTDFARMDELYKIGGISKSQWESAKTAMEIARSQYGNLAQNTSLRSPISGLVTAKNYDDGDVTSPQLPILTVEQISPVKLVINVSEDYYKSLKLKMPVNITVDALGDKPFEGYVSLIHPTIDPMSHTFTVEIEIANKDQQIRPGMYARVNMSFGNKESVLVPYQSVMKQPGSGDRYVYLYDEGKAHYCKVEAGKVQGKYFEVISGLKPGQVVITAGLNNLTDGGTVKIKKG; encoded by the coding sequence ATGAATAAGAGATTTATATTTTCGGGTATCATAGCTCTGATGGTTGTGACACCGATGTTCAATTCTTGTGGCAATAAAGCGGATAACAAGAAAGCACAAGACTCCACAGAATCAGCAGCAAAGTTGGTAGATACGGCATCGGTGATTACCGGTTCCATTAATATAGAAGAAGAGTTTACCGCTGCCATAATTTCCAAAGTGAAGAACAATATCTCAGCTCAGATGGGAGGGCGTGTAGAAAAGATCTATGTGAAAGTAGGTGATCGGGTCAGTCAGGGGCAAGCTTTGGCTCGGATGGAAGGCTCTCAGCTCTCACAGATCAGAGTGCAACTGGATAAGGCGAAGACTGATTTTGCCAGAATGGATGAGCTGTACAAGATAGGAGGCATATCCAAGTCTCAGTGGGAATCAGCCAAGACAGCCATGGAGATAGCTCGCTCGCAGTATGGTAATCTCGCTCAGAACACTTCTCTTCGCAGCCCTATATCAGGTCTTGTCACAGCCAAGAACTATGATGATGGTGATGTGACCTCACCACAGCTTCCTATACTTACCGTGGAGCAGATATCTCCGGTGAAGTTGGTGATCAATGTATCAGAAGACTATTATAAATCACTCAAACTCAAAATGCCGGTAAATATAACAGTGGATGCACTGGGCGATAAACCTTTCGAGGGATATGTATCGCTTATTCATCCTACGATAGACCCTATGTCTCACACTTTCACTGTGGAGATAGAAATTGCCAATAAAGACCAGCAGATAAGACCGGGAATGTATGCCCGTGTGAATATGAGTTTTGGAAACAAGGAGTCTGTGCTGGTACCTTACCAGTCTGTAATGAAGCAGCCGGGCAGCGGAGATAGATATGTATATCTCTATGATGAAGGCAAAGCTCACTACTGTAAAGTGGAGGCCGGTAAGGTGCAGGGTAAATACTTCGAGGTGATCTCGGGTTTGAAGCCCGGCCAAGTGGTCATCACTGCGGGCTTGAATAATCTTACGGACGGTGGAACCGTAAAAAT
- a CDS encoding TolC family protein, whose product MNRILKKELIRIVRVFSVLSISSICCSMQLAANTQKKDSTLVLSLDDAVRVALSENPKIKVADLEIVKKNYDHKKTWSKFLPQIDWNTNYSYTIKKQKMYFDGMPGMPTKGEPVAFEVGQTHNIQTGVQAGIPIIAPQLWSTLAVTEKDIELSKEKSRGSKIDLVAEVKKAYYSILLAKDSYEVFKRSHDNATLNYNQIKEKFDRGLVAEFDLLRSDVQRRNIEPNMVQAEQSVDLAKARLKVLLDLDQNYNIIIKDSLTHYKDDLISKSLAPVDTILTNNSALRQLSIQQGQLKDNLKISKLAYLPTLSLGFLYNYNYMSNKFNLDDSKRWTPYSMLNLTLKIPLFSGGDRYYSVKANKISLQQMEMSRHDAEQQTRLGILNGRTQLKNAVQRYIAAEQAVRMAKKGYQIAQVRYKTGESTLVELNDADLALLQAELNYNQAIYDFMVARAEMDKLSGVEPIYTYKNNSQINNSLR is encoded by the coding sequence ATGAATAGAATATTAAAAAAGGAGTTGATACGGATTGTCAGGGTTTTTTCCGTATTGTCAATATCATCCATCTGTTGTAGCATGCAGTTGGCTGCCAATACTCAAAAGAAGGATAGTACCTTGGTACTCTCACTCGATGATGCCGTGAGAGTAGCTCTCAGTGAGAATCCCAAAATAAAAGTAGCGGATCTGGAGATTGTAAAAAAGAATTACGATCATAAAAAGACGTGGAGCAAATTTCTGCCTCAAATCGATTGGAATACCAATTATTCTTACACCATTAAGAAGCAGAAAATGTATTTCGACGGTATGCCGGGAATGCCTACCAAAGGAGAGCCGGTGGCTTTCGAGGTGGGACAAACTCATAATATACAGACGGGGGTGCAGGCGGGTATTCCTATCATTGCACCGCAGTTATGGAGCACGTTGGCTGTGACGGAAAAAGACATTGAGCTTTCCAAAGAGAAATCGAGAGGTAGCAAGATAGATCTTGTGGCTGAAGTGAAGAAGGCATATTACAGCATACTCCTGGCCAAAGACTCCTATGAGGTATTTAAGCGTAGCCATGATAATGCCACTCTCAATTATAACCAAATCAAAGAAAAGTTTGACAGAGGATTGGTGGCGGAGTTCGATCTGTTGCGTAGCGATGTGCAACGGAGAAATATTGAGCCCAATATGGTGCAGGCCGAGCAGTCTGTTGACTTGGCGAAGGCTCGTCTCAAAGTTCTGCTTGATCTGGATCAGAATTACAACATCATAATCAAGGACTCTCTGACACATTACAAAGACGACCTGATCTCAAAAAGTCTGGCACCTGTGGATACTATACTTACCAATAACTCTGCTCTACGCCAGTTGAGTATACAGCAAGGACAACTCAAGGACAACCTCAAGATAAGTAAACTGGCTTATCTCCCCACTTTGTCATTGGGTTTTTTGTACAACTATAATTACATGAGTAATAAGTTCAATTTGGACGATAGCAAACGCTGGACACCTTATTCAATGCTCAACCTCACCCTGAAAATTCCATTGTTTAGCGGAGGTGATAGGTATTACAGTGTCAAAGCTAATAAGATATCACTACAACAAATGGAGATGTCGCGCCATGATGCTGAGCAACAGACACGGCTGGGTATCCTCAATGGACGCACGCAGCTCAAGAATGCCGTGCAGCGATATATTGCTGCCGAACAAGCGGTACGTATGGCCAAAAAAGGATATCAGATTGCCCAAGTGAGGTATAAAACGGGAGAAAGCACTCTGGTAGAACTCAATGATGCGGATCTGGCTCTGTTGCAAGCGGAGCTGAACTATAATCAAGCGATATATGATTTTATGGTGGCACGTGCGGAAATGGATAAACTTTCCGGAGTGGAACCCATCTATACATACAAGAATAATTCTCAAATAAACAACAGTCTCAGATGA
- a CDS encoding S-adenosylmethionine:tRNA ribosyltransferase-isomerase, with amino-acid sequence METEQISIIDYDYNLPDDRIAKYPLTERDSSKLLVYRKGDISYTSFSDLPDVLPIDTLLVRNNTRVIRARLLFRKDTGAQVEVFCLDPINPHTYELSLQSHIGCSWHCMLGNAKRWKEAPLHKTIEHPDGNITLTAHRLDTDTVHFTWDREQYTFGDILEFMGILPIPPYLNRDTEQTDLITYQTVYAREQGSVAAPTAGLHFTEKVNDALQRRGVGILDVTLHVGAGTFKPVKSDTIGEHMMHKELVIVDCDTLQKMLQGKDRRVVAVGTTSVRTLESLYWLGVKLMAQPSLTAEELCVTQWEPYRTTQDLVLPVKEDALKALVSWLDRNDTSQLVFPTGILIAPGYSFRIVQGMITNFHQPRSTLLLLISAFIGEDWRRVYDYAMQNGFRFLSYGDSSLLLP; translated from the coding sequence ATGGAAACAGAGCAAATTTCGATTATAGATTACGATTATAATCTTCCTGATGACAGAATAGCCAAATATCCACTCACCGAGCGAGATTCATCTAAATTACTCGTCTACCGTAAAGGTGATATTTCTTATACATCATTCAGTGATTTGCCTGATGTATTGCCCATTGATACTTTATTGGTGCGCAATAATACACGGGTTATACGTGCACGACTTTTGTTTCGGAAGGATACCGGTGCGCAGGTCGAGGTTTTTTGTCTTGACCCTATCAACCCTCATACTTACGAATTGTCTTTGCAGTCACATATCGGATGTTCTTGGCATTGTATGTTAGGTAATGCCAAGAGGTGGAAGGAGGCTCCGCTGCACAAAACCATTGAGCATCCTGATGGCAACATCACCCTCACTGCACATAGGTTGGATACCGATACTGTGCATTTTACATGGGATCGTGAGCAGTATACCTTTGGAGACATCTTGGAGTTTATGGGCATCTTGCCTATACCGCCCTATCTCAATAGAGATACGGAGCAAACGGACCTCATCACTTATCAAACGGTATATGCCCGTGAGCAAGGTAGTGTGGCAGCTCCCACCGCAGGACTTCATTTTACTGAAAAGGTCAATGATGCTTTACAGCGTAGGGGGGTGGGTATACTGGATGTAACGCTACATGTGGGTGCAGGCACATTCAAACCCGTAAAAAGTGATACGATAGGAGAACACATGATGCACAAGGAGCTTGTTATTGTGGATTGTGATACCTTGCAAAAGATGCTTCAGGGCAAGGACAGGAGGGTTGTTGCCGTAGGTACTACCTCTGTGCGTACACTGGAGAGTCTGTATTGGTTGGGTGTGAAATTGATGGCTCAGCCCTCTCTTACGGCAGAGGAGTTGTGCGTAACACAGTGGGAGCCTTATCGAACAACGCAAGACCTTGTCTTGCCGGTCAAAGAGGATGCTTTGAAGGCGCTAGTGAGTTGGCTTGATCGCAACGATACATCCCAACTTGTATTTCCCACAGGTATCTTGATTGCTCCGGGCTATAGTTTTCGCATCGTGCAGGGGATGATTACCAATTTTCATCAGCCTCGCAGCACATTGCTTTTGCTCATTTCTGCTTTTATTGGTGAGGACTGGCGCAGAGTATATGACTATGCGATGCAAAACGGATTCAGATTCTTGAGCTATGGCGATAGTTCGCTACTTTTGCCCTGA